A single window of Cataglyphis hispanica isolate Lineage 1 chromosome 2, ULB_Chis1_1.0, whole genome shotgun sequence DNA harbors:
- the LOC126858926 gene encoding etoposide-induced protein 2.4 homolog, with product MDSVTGIIYAICRGFVDSWRGAVVLFYMDKQINEKLLMNSSTRAELKQRDLAMQNTVRHNNQQRRSMVMKRTLQCCALNGGVFWASTAIFEYGLLPFVKYSLTVLFGHSPSMALIVWSWIQPFLSLIFGTIWVLPLFLLSKIVNSLWFQDIADSAYRYRQGRPLLLSSVSRLIADTLFSVLVQALFLGQGMLVSKVPLPLLGDILALVHMCLLYALYAFEYKWFNMGWELHKRLTFIEGNWPYFLGFGMPLAVLTQLPSSYVTSGCVFSILFPLFIISGNEAEPIIGTCDCQLKLFSPVIAIANTLFNKTIGRANRR from the exons ATGGATAGCGTGACA ggaataatatatgcaatatgtcGAGGATTCGTGGACAGTTGGAGGGGTGCTgttgtacttttttatatggATAAACAAATCAATGAGAAATTACTCATGAATTCTTCTACTAGAGCTGAACTCAAACAAAGAGACTTGGCTATGCAAAATACTGTTAGGCATAATAATCAACAAcg AAGATCTATGGTAATGAAGAGAACCCTTCAATGCTGTGCATTAAATGGTGGTGTGTTTTGGGCTAGTACAGCAATATTTGAATATGGACTTTTACCATTTGTCAAATATTCACTAACTGTTTTATTTGGTCATTCTCCTAGTATGGCCCTTATTGTATGGTCATGGATTCAgccatttttatctttgatatttGGCACAATTTGGGTGTTACCATTGTTTTTGCTCAGTAAAATAGTTAACAGCTTATGGTTTCAg GACATAGCAGATAGCGCTTACAGATACAGACAAGGGAGACCATTGCTTCTATCAAGCGTGAGCAGACTTATAGCTGATACACTTTTCAGTGTATTGGTTCAAGCATTGTTCTTGGGACAAGGAATGTTGGTGTCCAAAGTTCCGTTACCATTATTAGGGGATATACTTGCCCTTGTTCATATGTGCCTTTTATATGCTCTCTATGCCTTTGAATATAAATGGTTCAATATGGGTTGGGAATTGCATAAACGATTGACTTTTATTGAAGGCAACTGGCCATACTTTTTAGGCTTTGGTATGCCATTAGCGGTACTTACCCAACTGCCCAGCTCATATGTTACAAG tggctgtgttttttctattttatttccactatttattataagtgGAAATGAAGCGGAACCTATAATTGGAACATG TGATTGCcagctaaaattattttcgccaGTAATCGCAATTGCAAATACGTTATTTAACAAAACCATTGGGCGAGCCAATAGGCGGTGA